The Pseudomonadota bacterium genome includes a window with the following:
- a CDS encoding SUMF1/EgtB/PvdO family nonheme iron enzyme — MKPWSSRAVALACLAAGLLACSSPCRDSDDPDADTGHETDEDSGSDIGTDTDIDSGSENDTDPLIDTDTGSDVQWIALSGGTYEMGEGDHIDDAPPHTVVVSGFDMAKTETTKGQYAVCVDAGICSEPNADAPGCTWGVEGQFKRPVNCVTWQQAVDFCTWLGGRLPSEAEWEFAARGHGVWNKFPWGWDDADCGRAVMIDAGGYGCGANRTWDVCSKPAGNSADGLCDMAGNAYEWNQDWHHLGYDGAPSDGSAWEDPPGTERVVRGGSFDTFEYHLRTYTRYRYDPEADNAFHVGFRCAR, encoded by the coding sequence ATGAAGCCGTGGAGTAGTCGCGCCGTCGCGCTCGCATGCCTGGCCGCGGGGCTCCTCGCGTGCTCGAGCCCGTGCCGCGATTCCGATGATCCGGACGCGGACACCGGCCACGAAACGGATGAGGATTCCGGATCGGATATCGGCACTGACACGGACATCGATTCGGGTTCCGAAAACGACACGGATCCGCTGATCGACACCGATACAGGCTCGGATGTCCAATGGATCGCTCTTTCCGGCGGCACCTACGAGATGGGAGAAGGCGACCACATCGATGACGCTCCCCCTCATACGGTCGTCGTTTCCGGCTTCGACATGGCGAAGACCGAAACCACGAAGGGGCAGTACGCCGTTTGTGTCGACGCCGGGATCTGCTCCGAGCCCAACGCGGACGCGCCGGGGTGTACATGGGGAGTCGAGGGCCAGTTCAAGCGACCGGTCAACTGCGTGACGTGGCAACAGGCGGTCGATTTCTGCACGTGGCTGGGCGGACGGCTGCCGAGCGAGGCGGAGTGGGAGTTCGCGGCGCGGGGGCACGGCGTGTGGAACAAGTTCCCCTGGGGCTGGGACGACGCCGACTGCGGCCGCGCCGTGATGATCGACGCCGGCGGTTACGGCTGCGGGGCGAACCGGACGTGGGACGTTTGCAGCAAGCCGGCTGGCAACAGCGCGGACGGGTTGTGCGACATGGCTGGGAACGCCTACGAATGGAACCAGGACTGGCACCATCTGGGTTACGACGGCGCACCGTCGGACGGGAGCGCTTGGGAGGATCCGCCCGGAACCGAGCGCGTCGTCCGGGGTGGAAGTTTCGACACGTTCGAATACCATTTGAGAACCTATACGCGCTATCGATACGACCCCGAGGCGGACAATGCGTTCCACGTCGGTTTCAGGTGCGCGCGATGA
- a CDS encoding MBL fold metallo-hydrolase: MTSRTTVLAVLAVFWVLFPACSKDTKDRNDINDSGTGDADTDSDTDTDSDTDSDTDSGTPSGEIVVEQIHFPGATMGEAILIVGPDGTSVLVDAANDSLSASVFEAIERRLGARAVDWVVLTHYHNDHIGGFDNLFVASAANGYDPIVVTRGVVTRGFVDVAEDTIAVEDFLELCGALAEGDWAALRVDLCSAASSMPCGGGAAGAPWPADGCPGLLLGDLDDPADDGDGLPSYLALGEGARLHIFQADARVAAGGAVISAEDEGLAIGWGATDPENARSLGGALRWGDFTWTFNGDTPAAAPAMEEFIAVLGGALPVGDADVVHLGHHGLPSATGQAWVDWLLPDDGADRNAEIGSAGLYYHSPAQAVLDRVGARVGDGRIWTTALGILPGDHEKLIVADGAVVVRVVDGGAGYEMSVWSGGAESETRAFVSTAP, encoded by the coding sequence ATGACGTCGCGCACGACCGTCCTTGCTGTCCTTGCGGTCTTTTGGGTCCTTTTCCCGGCCTGTTCCAAGGACACAAAGGACCGCAACGACATCAACGACTCGGGAACCGGCGACGCCGATACCGACTCCGACACGGACACCGACTCCGACACCGATTCCGACACCGACTCCGGAACGCCGTCCGGCGAGATCGTCGTCGAGCAGATCCACTTCCCGGGCGCGACGATGGGGGAGGCGATCCTGATAGTCGGCCCGGACGGCACCTCGGTGCTCGTCGACGCGGCGAACGACAGCCTGTCGGCGAGCGTCTTCGAGGCGATCGAGCGCCGCCTGGGCGCGCGCGCCGTGGACTGGGTCGTGCTCACGCACTACCACAACGATCACATCGGCGGGTTCGACAACCTGTTCGTCGCGTCCGCGGCCAACGGGTACGACCCGATCGTCGTGACGCGCGGCGTCGTCACGCGCGGCTTCGTCGACGTCGCCGAGGACACGATCGCGGTCGAGGACTTCCTCGAGCTCTGCGGCGCGCTCGCGGAAGGCGATTGGGCGGCGCTGCGCGTCGATCTGTGCTCCGCGGCGTCTTCGATGCCGTGCGGCGGCGGCGCGGCGGGAGCGCCGTGGCCCGCGGACGGCTGTCCGGGCCTGCTCCTCGGCGATCTCGACGACCCCGCCGACGACGGCGACGGGCTCCCGTCGTACCTCGCGCTCGGCGAGGGCGCCCGACTCCACATCTTCCAGGCGGACGCGCGCGTCGCGGCCGGGGGCGCGGTGATCTCGGCCGAGGACGAGGGGCTCGCGATCGGCTGGGGCGCGACCGACCCCGAGAACGCGCGGAGCCTGGGCGGCGCGCTCAGATGGGGCGACTTCACCTGGACGTTCAACGGCGACACGCCGGCCGCGGCCCCGGCGATGGAGGAGTTCATCGCCGTGCTCGGCGGCGCGCTACCGGTCGGCGACGCGGACGTCGTGCACCTCGGCCACCACGGGCTCCCGTCGGCCACCGGGCAGGCGTGGGTCGACTGGCTCCTCCCGGACGACGGCGCGGATCGCAACGCCGAGATAGGCTCCGCCGGGCTCTACTACCACTCGCCCGCGCAGGCGGTGCTCGATCGCGTCGGCGCGCGGGTAGGCGACGGGCGGATCTGGACCACGGCGCTCGGCATCCTGCCCGGCGATCACGAGAAGCTGATCGTCGCGGACGGCGCGGTCGTCGTCCGGGTCGTGGACGGCGGCGCGGGCTACGAGATGTCGGTCTGGTCGGGCGGCGCCGAGAGCGAGACCCGCGCTTTCGTCAGCACGGCTCCCTGA
- a CDS encoding YihY/virulence factor BrkB family protein, protein MKRMDRLRPLENGLKHLLRFVGRVIAAFLRNRGILLAGGVGYNALLSLVPFLTLSLATLSLFFEEARILGILRGELRSLVPQYTDTLVQTAATFLQNKVATSAVSIIVLLFFSSIAFRMLEEAVAAIFLTTHKGPHRRFWISALLPYLFMLMLMIALFFMTLLTSGLDALGDHSLLVFGAVIAPADGVKLVLHVGGFLGLVLAFAGIYRVLPVRRISMRRALVGGLCAAILWRLVGVLLVYYFTNISMVNLIYGSLATVVVMLLFLEITFIILLLGAQVIAELEASAAAGVPWHQKPSSKEPA, encoded by the coding sequence ATGAAACGAATGGATCGTCTCCGCCCGTTGGAAAACGGGCTCAAGCACCTGCTCCGGTTCGTCGGCCGCGTGATCGCGGCGTTCCTTAGGAACCGCGGCATCCTGTTGGCCGGCGGCGTGGGCTACAACGCCCTTCTGTCCTTGGTCCCGTTTCTCACCCTCTCCCTCGCGACGCTCTCTCTCTTCTTCGAAGAGGCCAGAATCCTGGGCATCCTGCGCGGAGAGCTCCGTTCGCTCGTGCCGCAGTATACCGACACGCTCGTTCAGACCGCTGCGACCTTTCTCCAGAACAAGGTCGCCACCAGCGCGGTGAGCATCATCGTGCTGCTCTTCTTCAGCTCGATCGCCTTCCGCATGCTCGAGGAGGCGGTGGCCGCGATCTTCCTCACCACCCACAAAGGCCCCCATCGCAGGTTCTGGATCTCGGCGCTCCTGCCCTACCTGTTCATGCTGATGCTGATGATCGCGCTGTTCTTCATGACCCTGCTCACATCCGGTCTCGACGCGCTGGGGGATCACTCGCTCCTCGTGTTCGGCGCCGTGATCGCGCCGGCGGACGGCGTCAAGCTGGTCCTGCACGTCGGCGGCTTTCTAGGCCTGGTCCTCGCCTTCGCCGGGATCTACCGCGTCCTTCCGGTGCGGAGGATCTCGATGCGCCGCGCCCTCGTCGGCGGGCTCTGCGCGGCGATCCTCTGGCGCCTGGTGGGGGTCCTCCTCGTCTACTACTTCACCAACATCTCCATGGTGAACCTGATCTACGGCTCCTTGGCCACTGTCGTCGTGATGCTGCTCTTCCTGGAGATCACCTTCATCATCCTGCTGCTGGGCGCGCAGGTGATAGCCGAGCTCGAGGCGAGCGCGGCCGCCGGCGTACCCTGGCACCAAAAGCCTTCCTCGAAAGAGCCTGCGTGA